A region of Homo sapiens chromosome X, GRCh38.p14 Primary Assembly DNA encodes the following proteins:
- the CT45A6 gene encoding cancer/testis antigen family 45 member A6 isoform X1, whose product MTDKTEKVAVDPETVFKRPRECDSPSYQKRQRMALLARKQGAGDSLIAGSAMSKEKKLMTGHAIPPSQLDSQIDDFTGFSKDGMMQKPGSNAPVGGNVTSSFSGDDLECRETASSPKSQREINADIKRKLVKELRCVGQKYEKIFEMLEGVQGPTAVRKRFFESIIKEAARCMRRDFVKHLKKKLKRMI is encoded by the exons ATGACCGATAAAACAGAGAAGGTGGCTGTAGATCCTGAAACTGTGTTTAAACGTCCCAGGGAATGTGACAGTCCTTCGTATCAGAAAAGGCAGAGGATGGCCCTGTTGGCAAGGAAACAAGGAGCAGGAGACAGCCTTATTGCAGGCTCTGCCATGTCCAAAGAAAAGA AGCTTATGACAGGACATGCTATTCCACCCAGCCAATTGGATTCTCAGATTGATGACTTCACTGGTTTCAGCAAAGATGGGATGATGCAGAAACCTGGTAGCAATGCACCTGTGGGAGGAAACGTTACCAGCAGTTTCTCTGGAGATGACCTAGAATGCAGAGAAACAGCCTCCTCTCCCAAAAGCCAACGAGAAATTAATGCTGATATAAAACGTAAATTAGTGAAGGAACTCCGATGCGTTGGACAAA aatatgaaaaaatcttCGAAATGCTTGAAGGAGTGCAAGGACCTACTGCAGTCAGGAAGCGATTTTTTGAATCCATCATCAAGGAAGCAGCAAG ATGTATGAGACGAGACTTTGTTAAGCACCTTAAGAAGAAACTGAAACGTATGATTTGA